The following are encoded in a window of Sphaerisporangium siamense genomic DNA:
- the ctaC gene encoding aa3-type cytochrome oxidase subunit II, whose product MSPTRRSTRRPLARRVPRAAALAVLLVSLTACGGPGTWNRAGMPEGATKEAGIIQSLWNGAWIASLAVGVVVWGLILWACAFHRKRKNSPDALPPQVRYNLPIEILYTTVPIIMVAVFFYFTARDENTIVAVSKNPDVKVHVEGFQWSWRFTSEYGGKTAQVVGTPAKRPELVLPVGKKVQFDLSSPDVIHSFWVPSFLFKRDVIPGVKNVFEIQTSKTGTFAGRCAELCGVDHSRMLFTVKIVPQAEYDSYINQAGSAK is encoded by the coding sequence GCTGGTGTCCCTGACGGCGTGTGGAGGCCCCGGTACGTGGAATCGTGCCGGCATGCCCGAAGGTGCCACCAAGGAGGCAGGCATCATCCAGAGTCTCTGGAACGGTGCCTGGATCGCCTCCCTCGCCGTGGGTGTCGTCGTCTGGGGCCTGATCCTCTGGGCGTGCGCGTTCCATCGCAAGCGCAAGAACTCGCCCGACGCCCTGCCGCCCCAGGTGCGCTACAACCTGCCGATCGAGATCCTCTACACCACGGTGCCGATCATCATGGTGGCGGTGTTCTTCTACTTCACCGCGCGGGACGAGAACACCATCGTCGCGGTGTCGAAGAACCCCGACGTCAAGGTGCACGTCGAGGGCTTCCAGTGGAGCTGGCGCTTCACCAGCGAGTACGGCGGCAAGACGGCCCAGGTCGTCGGCACCCCCGCCAAGCGGCCAGAGCTGGTGCTGCCCGTCGGCAAGAAGGTCCAGTTCGACCTGTCCTCGCCGGACGTGATCCACTCGTTCTGGGTGCCCTCGTTCCTGTTCAAGCGTGACGTGATCCCGGGCGTCAAGAACGTCTTCGAGATCCAGACCAGCAAGACCGGCACCTTCGCCGGCCGCTGCGCCGAGCTGTGCGGCGTCGACCACAGCCGCATGCTCTTCACGGTGAAGATCGTGCCGCAGGCCGAATACGACTCGTACATCAACCAGGCGGGGAGTGCCAAGTGA
- the ctaD gene encoding aa3-type cytochrome oxidase subunit I: MINRGIPARRARKGNVIVRWMSSTDHKVIGHMYLITSFVFFLIGGVMALIMRAELAQPGLEFVSNEQFNQLFTMHGTIMLLMFATPLFAGFANELMPLQIGAPDVAFPRLNMVSYWLYLFGSTIAVSGFFTPDGAASFGWTAYTPLSDAVSSPGLGGDLWIMGLSMSGIGTILGAVNFITTIVCMRAPGMTMFRMPIFTWNILLTSILVLLAFPVLAAALLALEADRKLGAHIFDSTTGGAMLWQHLFWFFGHPEVYIIALPFFGIITEILPVFSRKPVFGYMSLIGATIAIAGLSAAVWAHHMFVTGQVLLPFFSFMTFLIAVPTGVKFFNWIGTMWRGHISFQSPMLFAVGFLVTFLFGGLTGIILASPPLDFQASDSYFVVAHFHYVVFGTVVFAMFAGFYFWWPKFTGKMLNDALGKFHFWTLFIGFHTTFLVQHWLGVEGFPRRYADYSAADGFTDLNVVSSVGAFILGASTLPFLYNVWRTARTAPKVVVDDPWGFGNSLEWATSCPPPRHNFTKLPRIRSERPAFDLHNPHTLVPVKEVEEAR, encoded by the coding sequence CTGATCAACCGGGGCATCCCGGCCCGGCGCGCCCGCAAGGGGAACGTCATCGTCCGGTGGATGTCCTCCACCGACCACAAGGTGATCGGGCACATGTACCTGATCACCTCCTTCGTGTTCTTCCTGATCGGCGGCGTCATGGCGCTGATCATGCGGGCCGAGCTGGCACAGCCGGGCCTGGAGTTCGTGAGCAACGAGCAGTTCAACCAGCTGTTCACCATGCACGGCACGATCATGCTGCTCATGTTCGCGACGCCGCTGTTCGCGGGCTTCGCCAACGAGCTGATGCCGCTGCAGATCGGCGCCCCGGACGTGGCGTTCCCGCGCCTCAACATGGTGAGCTACTGGCTCTACCTCTTCGGCAGCACGATCGCCGTCTCGGGCTTCTTCACCCCCGACGGCGCCGCCTCCTTCGGCTGGACGGCCTACACCCCGCTCTCGGACGCGGTCAGCTCGCCGGGCCTGGGCGGCGACCTGTGGATCATGGGTCTGTCGATGTCCGGCATCGGCACCATCCTCGGCGCGGTGAACTTCATCACCACGATCGTCTGCATGCGGGCGCCCGGCATGACCATGTTCCGCATGCCGATCTTCACCTGGAACATCCTGCTCACCAGCATCCTGGTGCTGCTGGCCTTCCCGGTGCTGGCCGCCGCGCTGCTGGCCCTGGAGGCCGACCGCAAGCTCGGGGCGCACATCTTCGACTCGACGACCGGCGGTGCGATGCTCTGGCAGCACCTGTTCTGGTTCTTCGGGCACCCCGAGGTGTACATCATCGCGCTGCCGTTCTTCGGCATCATCACCGAGATCCTTCCGGTGTTCAGCCGCAAGCCGGTCTTCGGCTACATGAGCCTCATCGGCGCCACCATCGCCATCGCGGGCCTGTCCGCGGCGGTGTGGGCCCACCACATGTTCGTGACCGGCCAGGTCCTGCTGCCGTTCTTCTCGTTCATGACCTTCCTCATCGCCGTCCCGACCGGTGTGAAGTTCTTCAACTGGATCGGCACGATGTGGCGCGGCCACATCTCGTTCCAGTCGCCGATGCTGTTCGCGGTCGGCTTCCTGGTCACGTTCCTGTTCGGCGGCCTGACCGGCATCATCCTGGCGTCGCCGCCGCTGGACTTCCAGGCCAGCGACTCCTACTTCGTGGTCGCGCACTTCCACTACGTCGTCTTCGGCACCGTGGTGTTCGCGATGTTCGCCGGCTTCTACTTCTGGTGGCCCAAGTTCACCGGCAAGATGCTGAACGACGCGCTCGGCAAGTTCCACTTCTGGACGCTGTTCATCGGCTTCCACACCACCTTCCTGGTGCAGCACTGGCTGGGCGTCGAGGGCTTCCCGCGCCGCTACGCCGACTACTCGGCCGCGGACGGCTTCACCGACCTGAACGTCGTCTCCTCGGTGGGCGCGTTCATCCTCGGCGCCTCGACGCTGCCGTTCCTCTACAACGTGTGGCGCACCGCCAGGACGGCCCCCAAGGTCGTCGTGGACGACCCGTGGGGCTTCGGCAACTCGCTGGAGTGGGCCACTTCCTGCCCGCCGCCCCGGCACAACTTCACGAAGCTGCCGCGCATCCGCTCCGAGCGCCCGGCCTTCGACCTGCACAACCCGCACACGCTCGTCCCGGTCAAGGAAGTGGAGGAGGCCCGATGA
- a CDS encoding cytochrome c oxidase subunit 4 — translation MKVQGWMFLLCGIFFAAVDLVYWFWSKEPTGTTALAISVGLALMIGYYLLFTARRIGDQPEDRKDAEISDGAGELGFFSPSSWWPLFVCLAAALMTVGFVIGWWMFLIGAFAVIMAAIGFVFQYYRGHFTH, via the coding sequence ATGAAGGTCCAGGGCTGGATGTTCCTCCTCTGCGGCATCTTCTTCGCCGCGGTGGACCTGGTCTACTGGTTCTGGTCCAAGGAGCCGACCGGCACGACCGCGCTGGCGATCTCCGTCGGCCTGGCGCTCATGATCGGCTACTACCTGCTCTTCACGGCCCGCCGCATCGGCGACCAGCCCGAGGACAGGAAGGACGCCGAGATCAGCGACGGCGCGGGCGAGCTCGGCTTCTTCAGCCCGTCGAGCTGGTGGCCGCTGTTCGTCTGCCTGGCCGCCGCCCTGATGACCGTCGGATTCGTCATCGGCTGGTGGATGTTCCTGATCGGCGCCTTCGCGGTGATCATGGCCGCCATCGGCTTCGTCTTCCAGTACTACCGGGGCCACTTCACGCACTGA